The following proteins are co-located in the Trichomycterus rosablanca isolate fTriRos1 chromosome 14, fTriRos1.hap1, whole genome shotgun sequence genome:
- the LOC134326752 gene encoding zinc finger protein 271-like — protein GEKPYHCSECGNSFAEFSTLLKHQRIHTGEKPYNCTECGKSFIQSSDLKVHQRRIHTGKKPYQCSQCGKSFNQQGNLRIHQRIHTGEKPYQCSQCGKSFNTKSELKIHQRVHTGEKPYQCSQCGKGFNQQGNLRIHQRIHTGEKPYQCSQCGKSFNTKSVLKIHQRVHTGEKPYQCSQCGKSFNTQSDLKRHQHIHTGEKPYQCSQCGKGFNTQSDLKRHQHIHTGEKPYQCSQCGKGFNTKSALKTHKRIHSGEKPYQCSQCGKGFNQQNNLKKHQRIHTGEKPYQCSQCEKSFNTKSELKIHQCIHSGEKPYQCSQCEKSFNTKSELKIHQRIHTGEKPYQCSQCGKSFNVQSHLKRHQRIHTGEKPYQCSQCGKSFNQQSYLKKHKRIHTGEKPYQCLQCGKSFNTRSKLKIHQHIHTGEKPYQCSQCGKSFNIQSNLKKHQRIHTGEKPYQCSQCERSFKCLSALKIHQRIHTGEKLHQWSQSGKSFNGQSNLKINQRINTGVKAHQCSQCVKSFNMKSELKKHQRIHTGENHYLLPESDTNRVCTRLEEVRSAFSTEVPTPLRTTSAILPTSSNDVMR, from the exons cgcattcacactggaaagaaaccgtatcagtgttcacagtgtgggaagagttttaatcaacagggtaatctcagaatacaccagcgcattcacactggagaaaaaccttatcagtgctcacagtgtggaaagagttttaatacaaagagtgagcttaaaatacaccagcgcgttcacactggagagaaaccgtatcagtgctcacagtgtggaaagggttttaatcaacagggtaatctcagaatacaccagcgcattcacactggagagaaaccttatcagtgctcacagtgtggaaagagttttaatacaaagagtgtgcttaaaatacaccagcgcgttcacactggagagaaaccgtatcagtgctcacagtgtggaaagagttttaatacacagagtgatctgaaaagacaccagcacattcacactggagagaaaccatatcagtgctcacagtgtggaaagggttttaatacacagagtgatctgaaaagacaccagcacattcacactggagagaaaccatatcagtgctcacagtgtggaaagggttttaatacaaagagtgctctcaaaacacacaagcgcattcacagtggagagaaaccgtatcagtgctcacagtgtggaaagggttttaatcaacagaataatctcaaaaaacaccagcgcattcacactggagagaaaccatatcagtgctcacagtgtgaaaagagttttaatacaaagagtgagctcaaaatacaccagtgcattcacagtggagagaaaccatatcagtgctcacagtgtgaaaagagttttaatacaaagagtgagcttaaaatacaccagcgcattcacactggagaaaaaccatatcagtgctcacagtgtggaaagagttttaatgtacAGAGTCATctaaaaagacaccagcgc attcacactggagagaaaccatatcagtgctcacagtgtggaaagagttttaatcaacagagttatctcaaaaaacacaagcgcattcacactggagagaaaccatatcagtgcttacagtgtggaaagagttttaatacaaggagtaagcttaaaatacaccagcacattcacactggagagaaaccatatcagtgctcacagtgtggaaagagttttaatatacaaagtaatctcaaaaaacaccagcgcattcacactggagagaaaccgtatcagtgctcacagtgtgagagaAGCTTCAAGTGCCTGAGTGCTCTCaagatacaccagcgcattcacactggagagaaactgcatcagtggtcacagtctggaaagagttttaatggacagagtaatctcaaaataaacCAGCGCATTAACACTGGAGTGAAAgcgcatcagtgctcacagtgtgtaaagagttttaatatgaAGAGTgagctcaaaaaacaccagcgcattcacactggagaaaaccaTTATCTGCTTCCGGAATCAGATACTAacagagtctgtactagattggaggaagtacgcagtgctttcagtacagaagtaccaacacccctacgtactacgtccgccatcttaccaacgtcaagtaaTGATGTGATGAGGTAA